From Flavobacterium sp. 102, a single genomic window includes:
- a CDS encoding TonB-dependent siderophore receptor: MKKIILLLLLNGFISYAQEAKDSLLPKDLKEVIVIGKKTQIHEKLTKSLATIDEFLDKGSKVDLVKRGAYAWEPIINSMATERTLITIDGMRIFGACTDKMDPITSYVEVSNLSQATVNSGQQGSCFGSTIGGAIDLKRTQSKFGTPNWNFALNTGFESNNRQKIIGSSVNFADSTYYFDTDIMFREAENYNAGNNREILYSQFRKLNFSGTTGFKFRQNQLIEASVIYDKATDVGYPALPMDVSLAEALITSLKYVILPKSPLLKDWETKIYFNTITHRMDDTTRPSVPIHMDMPGWSETFGMYSKISGLKNNHHFLANLNSFYNKSVAEMTMYPADPNENSMFMYTWPDVRTFFTGLFVEDNWVFNCHSGLKISVSIGSHTNEVASDFGLQSLQIFYPEMEAQKSRFLKSMAVNYNYNKNNWEYGFGGGYGERAPSVSEGYGFYLFNSSDRFDYIGNPNLKNEKSFESNIFFGYKKEKISTKITSSYFHITNYIIGTPDDILVPMTIGANGVKLYTALDYATIFNVDFNAEWTFSKKWKWNVNLLYSRGKDSNNNDLPLINPLSYKTALSYTQLKFNATLECVGNVTQNQFGAVYGETKTPDFALLNANFGYKFSFAGSKLYTKIGAENILDNYYTTYSDWNKIPRMGRNIFVNLTFSL; this comes from the coding sequence ATTTGGTCAAACGCGGCGCTTATGCTTGGGAACCCATTATCAATAGCATGGCTACTGAAAGAACCCTAATTACCATTGACGGGATGCGAATTTTTGGCGCTTGTACGGATAAAATGGATCCAATCACTTCTTATGTAGAAGTGTCGAATCTTTCTCAAGCGACTGTAAATTCAGGACAACAAGGCAGCTGTTTCGGTTCAACCATTGGAGGCGCTATTGATTTGAAACGCACCCAAAGCAAATTCGGAACACCAAATTGGAATTTCGCACTAAACACCGGTTTTGAATCTAACAATCGTCAAAAAATAATCGGTTCGTCTGTCAATTTTGCCGACAGTACTTACTATTTTGATACTGATATTATGTTTCGAGAAGCCGAGAATTATAATGCCGGAAACAATAGAGAAATATTGTATTCCCAATTCAGGAAACTCAATTTCTCCGGTACTACGGGTTTTAAATTCCGTCAAAACCAATTGATTGAAGCTTCAGTGATTTATGATAAAGCTACTGATGTTGGTTATCCGGCTTTGCCTATGGATGTTTCTTTGGCAGAAGCCTTAATCACTTCGCTGAAATATGTAATATTGCCGAAATCACCTTTGTTAAAAGACTGGGAAACCAAAATTTATTTCAACACCATAACACACCGAATGGACGATACCACTCGACCATCAGTTCCCATTCACATGGACATGCCGGGTTGGAGCGAAACTTTTGGGATGTATTCCAAAATCAGCGGTTTGAAAAACAACCATCACTTTTTAGCCAATCTGAATTCGTTTTACAACAAGTCAGTAGCAGAAATGACCATGTATCCTGCTGACCCTAATGAAAACAGCATGTTCATGTATACTTGGCCCGATGTGCGCACTTTTTTCACCGGTTTGTTTGTTGAGGACAATTGGGTATTTAATTGCCATTCCGGTTTAAAAATTTCGGTTTCTATTGGCAGTCATACCAATGAGGTTGCGAGTGATTTCGGATTGCAAAGTCTGCAAATTTTTTATCCCGAAATGGAAGCCCAAAAATCGCGTTTCTTAAAAAGCATGGCGGTCAATTACAACTACAATAAAAACAATTGGGAATATGGCTTTGGGGGTGGATATGGCGAAAGAGCACCATCGGTTTCCGAAGGCTACGGATTCTATCTTTTCAACAGCTCCGACCGCTTTGACTATATTGGCAACCCGAACTTGAAAAACGAAAAATCATTCGAAAGCAATATTTTCTTTGGTTACAAAAAAGAAAAAATCAGTACCAAAATCACTTCTTCCTATTTTCATATCACTAATTACATCATAGGAACTCCTGATGATATTTTAGTCCCGATGACCATTGGTGCCAATGGCGTAAAATTGTATACGGCTTTGGATTATGCAACCATTTTCAATGTCGATTTTAACGCGGAATGGACTTTTAGCAAAAAGTGGAAATGGAACGTAAACTTATTGTACAGCCGAGGAAAAGACAGCAATAACAATGATTTGCCACTCATCAATCCTTTGAGTTACAAAACGGCTTTGAGTTACACTCAATTGAAATTCAATGCCACTTTGGAATGTGTTGGTAATGTTACCCAAAACCAATTTGGCGCTGTTTATGGAGAAACTAAAACACCTGATTTTGCCTTGCTGAATGCTAATTTCGGGTACAAATTTTCGTTTGCAGGAAGTAAATTATATACAAAAATAGGTGCCGAAAATATATTGGATAACTATTATACGACTTACTCCGACTGGAATAAAATCCCGCGTATGGGAAGAAATATTTTCGTTAATTTAACTTTTAGCCTATAA